The following is a genomic window from Chryseobacterium ginsenosidimutans.
GAAGTGGAATTCATCATTTGCGATCTTCCGCAAGCTACGAGGTTTACTATTCATATCTTTTCTGCTCTAGCTGAGCAAGAAGCAAGATTTATAAGTGAAAGAACTAAGTCGGCTTTGGCAGAGTTAAAAAAGAAAGGTATAAAATTGGGTAATCCTCAAAACCTGTCGGCAGATGCAAGACTTAAAGGACTAGAAGCAAGGAAAGAAAAAGCTAAGATGAACGACAACAACAGAAAAGCCTCAATTCTGATAGTAAATCTCCGGCAGCAAGGATTAAGTTTTGACAGAATTGCTAGAAAGCTGAATGAGTATGGATATAAAACCAGTCAGGGATATTCATTTTCAAGAACACAGGCACAGAGATTATATAATTCGGAGATTAAAATTTAAATCTTTTAGCCATATAACACAACTTTATTGCAGACATTTTGAATTAAAAATTAACCCTTTCAGATTTTTAAATTTGAACATATCATCGAAAATTCATAAGTTTACCTGTAAATAATTAAATCAAAAATATAAGATTAAAACATAGGTGTAAATAACATATAAATATTGCGTTTTGCAATTCGTTTTTTCTACTCAAATACTGGTAATATTATATAGAACAAAGGCGAATGATTGCAAGAGCTCCCGATTGGGTGCTTCTGCTTCATTGCTTTTGTGGGTTATACCAGTAACCTGAGTAGAGGATGAAGTTAGTAAGCACCTTTTCATTTCAAAGCTTGATATGTTTATGAAACATCTAAATCTCATTAATTTCATCAAATTACGGAAACCCGTAAGTGTATCAGAACAAATAATTTTTATTTCGCATTCTGATGAAGTCTAACATTTTTTTTATTAGTAGCACTGTAAGTCTGATTCTCGGAACACTTATTTATGTATTGTTCAGGACATCAAACCTAAAAGTCTTTTCGTGGTTTGAAATCATGGGAATAAAGTTACTTAACAACAACCTGAGAAATTGGACTGTATTAATTACTCCCAAACTTTCTGAATGGTTTTTATTTTCATTTCCAGACAGTCTTTGGGTTTTTTCTTATGTATGCTTGATGCTTGGTATCTGGAAGGGAGCCATTTCAACCCCTAATTTATTTTGGATTGGGATTGTACCATTTATTGCTATTTGCACAGAATTAGGGCAGCTTATAGGCTTTGTTCAAGGAACTTTTGATTTCTTGGATATTATCTTTTATATAATAGGCGGTTTCATGCCTTTACTTCTTTTTAAAAAATCAATAACATATAATTTAAAATTTTTACAACATGAAAAAAAACATTAAACATCTT
Proteins encoded in this region:
- a CDS encoding recombinase family protein, with the translated sequence MKYVSYIRVSSKQQGVSGLGLEAQQNTISNYLKGIEPLAEFMDVETGTKKGNDRQGLKDALDYCKKYNSKLILSKLDRLSRSVSFIAQLMESEVEFIICDLPQATRFTIHIFSALAEQEARFISERTKSALAELKKKGIKLGNPQNLSADARLKGLEARKEKAKMNDNNRKASILIVNLRQQGLSFDRIARKLNEYGYKTSQGYSFSRTQAQRLYNSEIKI